The DNA window TCGGGTTCGCAGGGAAACCTTGTTTCCCGCCATGGTGAACGTTGCCGGGGTTGACGCCTTCTCGAAGGTGCCCTGAACGACTGCCGCGGAAAAGGGCGATCCGTCAGCAGGATTATCCGCAATTTTTACTACGGTTTGCATCAAGGGAGACCACTTTTTCTTGTCGCTCAAGGGGCTGGCAACGTAGACATGGCTATGCCCTGCAACTTTCTTCAGGTGATCGGTGAAATCCTCGTCGGATGCATATTTCGAAAACTCGGTCTTCATATCGATTGGCTTGATATTGGTTACCTCAAAGCAACACAAAACGCTAAGCCGATTACTCACTCCAACCAATCCGCTGAAAACGGTCGGGGCGTCCAGTTTCTGATTGGTAAAGATATACGTCGGTCGCGCGGTGACGTTCATTCCATCAGCCATGACCGGATACTGTTCCAGCAGGCCCACTACTGGAGCCCCGAGCGCGAAACAGCACTTAGCCAACATGCAGAGCGTCGACGCATAGATCAATTTTTTCATGTTTTAGCACAGGCGGTCATAAGCTGCGATAGCGGACGGTTTCGTCTCAAACAATCGGGCAAGGCGGAGCGGGCGGGCGCTGGCTTACCCGCGCTCGCGACAGGGACCGCAGATTGCTGCGTACCGGAAATTGTGGCGCCATGACGGATTTATTAATGTCGAGATTTATTAAAACTGGATAGTGTCGGATACCTTCATCCAGCCGGCGGTTTCTTTTTTACCGTGAGTGTATTTGACATGATACCAGCCGTTTCTTTCTTCAGTTACATAGGCAACATCTCCCGCTACAAGGAATGCCTTTCGAACTGTGCTATCGTTCGGCGAGTTGTGGAAAAAAGCACGCTTACTGCGAACTGTAATGACTCCGATCCAATCTCCTGCTGGTCCGGTATCTACTGACATAATGTACCTATTCCCGCTGTTCGTGATCCGAGGAGCACCGACCGACTCAAGGACCCAGTCACAGTCCCCCGGCGCCATGGATACCGGAAGTTCGATTCCAATGCTGCCTTTGGTAGAGATGAGAACAGCAAAGTCGTTCTGTACTGTATTTTTCTCGCCAATGTTTGCTGGCACTGCGTCTCTAACCGTAACTCTGACTTTTCCATCCGATGCCATTTTTCCATGAAACGCGAATTTACACTCGTCGGTTTTTCCTGGAGAAGTCAATAGTGCTGAAAAATATCCTGTGACAACTTTCGTTGTCGGATTTACTCCGACTGCAATAAAGGGATTTTCTGAAAAAGGACTGCTCGCTGAGATGACATTGGGCGCGGCAGTGCAAGAGGAAGCAAATGCCGTCGCCATGATAATGGCTGATAAGCTAAACTGCCGCAATTTATTTACCCTTGAATTTTTTGTATTCTTCGGCCAATTTGACATCATATGCATTATCCTTATAACGCGGTCCATTATAGGCGGCAGCTACGGCCGCCCAGTCGAGGTTTTTCAAGTGCGTGACAATTTTCGGAGATACGTACTTTATATACAGAATGAAGGAGCGCATCTGCTCTCGTGGCGATCGGGATACCTTGCGCGAAAAGTCCTTGGCCGACTCGTAACGCATTGTTTTCCAGTATTCGCCCATGATCTGGAAGGCGCCCCATGAACAGCTTTCGATTGCTGCATCCTGGTCGAGCTGATAAGCCTTCAATAGGCGTTTATAACTCCCGGCCCCCGCGATATATTTGTCTTTTTCTTTGGTAGCAGCACCACTCTTCAATAGCTGTTCCAATGATAGTGCAGCTGCTTTGGTCGCGGCGCTATCTTTTTTGCTTACGGGGCGATAGTAGTCGACATCGTCAGGCACATTCCTCTTCTTCTTGTAAGCCGCATCTGCTTTAACATAACGTGCCTTTGCATTGTAGTAAGCTGTGGGCAGAGAGATGTCGGGATATTTGGAGCTATATTGATGCTTTGTTGCTGCGGAGAATTTGTGCCGTTCATAGAGTATCTTTGGAACCGTTCGCTTCCCGACCGCAAGAAATCCGGCGCCACCCGACTCGACTTTGGCGAAAGCCTTGATTGCAGCCAGTTCGACTCCAAGCTCTTTCGCCGCCCATTCATAGTCGGCCTCTGTCATCACCGTGCCATCGTAAACGTCCAGGAAGTCGACATTTGGGATCTCGCCTTCGACAATGGTAAGAGGTTTTCCATCCGGCGTAGTGGTCGGAGTCGTTTTTGGACCAGGCAATGGCTGAGTAGCCGGCGACTGCGGCTTCTTTGGGTCGAATGCTGGTTTAACGGGTTCTTTTGGCGAGAGAGGCTTATTTACTGGTTCCTGCGGATGTGGCAACGCTTTTCCGTCAAGCTTCAAACGGTCAGTTGTGACGCTGACGAGCTTGTTTCGCGGTCCGGAGAGTATCTTTCCCACAGGCTTCCACGACTTGTCCAGGCGCTCGACGTAAATGACAACCTCATCCTTGATCGCGTCGGTGAATATTTGCTGTGTCAATCCTTCCGGTCCGGTTCGTCCACGCGCAACTTTCTTGTTGAAATAGATTTGATAACCAAGATCCCTGATGGGGTCCCTCTGGCCATCCTGCAGAAGGAAGCGCACTCCTAGAACGAGTTCTTTCTTTAGGTAAATTTTCTGGCCAATGCGTAATCGGTTGGGATTCGGTATGTCATTAATTGACAACAGGAACTTGACTGATCGGCCATTAATTTGTCCTATGCGGGTTAGCGTCTCACCTGGAGCCACAGGGTGAACGTCTCTCATTCCTCATCTCCGTCTTTTACATGTAGGACTACTTCATCAATGTTGTCATCGTACTCAAAGTGCTCTTCCAGATGCCAGTTGCTTTCACCTATAAGTACGATAAGGTCGGTGGATTCATCTGTATAGATGCGCCCTGTTAGGCCATCATCGTTAGTGGTGCCAGAGGTAAGGAACTTTCCATCCCGCGTGTAAACGCTGTACGGTTTGTTTTCGGAAGAGAAGAACCCGTCTTCGTTATATGCCAGGTGTGACAGGTCGAACTGCTGACTGAAACGAGCCAAATCCTGGTCAACCAGCGTGTCAGGCTTTGGAAGACTCAGTGATAACGGGGCCGCTTGAGCTGGCCCCGCCAGCTCCTTCTTGCTCGCCTTGAACGCCATGGTCCCCGGCCCATGCACCTC is part of the Pseudoduganella lutea genome and encodes:
- a CDS encoding LysM peptidoglycan-binding domain-containing protein; protein product: MRDVHPVAPGETLTRIGQINGRSVKFLLSINDIPNPNRLRIGQKIYLKKELVLGVRFLLQDGQRDPIRDLGYQIYFNKKVARGRTGPEGLTQQIFTDAIKDEVVIYVERLDKSWKPVGKILSGPRNKLVSVTTDRLKLDGKALPHPQEPVNKPLSPKEPVKPAFDPKKPQSPATQPLPGPKTTPTTTPDGKPLTIVEGEIPNVDFLDVYDGTVMTEADYEWAAKELGVELAAIKAFAKVESGGAGFLAVGKRTVPKILYERHKFSAATKHQYSSKYPDISLPTAYYNAKARYVKADAAYKKKRNVPDDVDYYRPVSKKDSAATKAAALSLEQLLKSGAATKEKDKYIAGAGSYKRLLKAYQLDQDAAIESCSWGAFQIMGEYWKTMRYESAKDFSRKVSRSPREQMRSFILYIKYVSPKIVTHLKNLDWAAVAAAYNGPRYKDNAYDVKLAEEYKKFKGK